A single region of the Lepus europaeus isolate LE1 chromosome 1, mLepTim1.pri, whole genome shotgun sequence genome encodes:
- the WDR33 gene encoding pre-mRNA 3' end processing protein WDR33 isoform X5: protein MATEIGSPPRFFHMPRFQHQAPRQLFYKRPDFAQQQAMQQLTFDGKRMRKAVNRKTIDYNPSVIKYLENRIWQRDQRDMRAIQPDAGYYNDLVPPIGMLNNPMNAVTTKFVRTSTNKVKCPVFVVRWTPEGRRLVTGASSGEFTLWNGLTFNFETILQAHDSPVRAMTWSHNDMWMLTADHGGYVKYWQSNMNNVKMFQAHKEAIREASFSPTDNKFATCSDDGTVRIWDFLRCHEERILRGR, encoded by the exons ATGGCCACAGAAATTGGTTCTCCTCCTCGTTTTTTCCATATGCCAAGGTTCCAGCACCAAGCACCTCGACAACTCTTTTATAAGCGACCTGATTTTGCACAGCAGCAAGCAATGCAACAACTTACCTTTGATGGAAAACGAATGAGAAAAGCTGTAAACCGAAAAACCATAGACTACAACCCTTCTGTAATTAAGTATTTGGAG aatAGAATATGGCAAAGAGACCAGAGAGATATGCGGGCAATTCAGCCTGATGCAGGCTATTATAATGAT CTGGTCCCACCTATAGGAATGTTGAATAATCCTATGAATGCTGTAACCACAAAATTTGTTCGGACATCAACAAATAAAGTAAAGTGTCCAGTATTTGTTGTAAGG TGGACTCCAGAAGGAAGACGATTGGTCACTGGAGCTTCCAGTGGAGAGTTCACCTTGTGGAATGGACTCACTTTCAACTTTGAAACAATATTACAG GCTCATGATAGCCCAGTGAGGGCCATGACTTGGTCACATAATGACATGTGGATGCTGACAGCAGACCACGGAGGATATGTGAAATATTGGCAGTCGAACATGAACAACGTCAAGATGTTCCAGGCACATAAGGAGGCGATTAGAGAGGCCAG TTTCTCACCCACGGATAATAAATTTGCTACATGCTCTGATGACGGCACTGTTAGAATCTGGGACTTTCTTCGTTGCCATGAGGAAAGAATTCTCCGAG
- the LOC133765557 gene encoding LOW QUALITY PROTEIN: NHP2-like protein 1 (The sequence of the model RefSeq protein was modified relative to this genomic sequence to represent the inferred CDS: deleted 1 base in 1 codon; substituted 1 base at 1 genomic stop codon), with protein sequence MTEVHVNPKACPFMVVHLTKKLLDLVQQSCNYKQLWKGANGATKTLNWGISEFTVMAAVPEPLDIILHHPLRFEDKKVPNVVVRSKXALGRAVITCSITIKEGSQLKLQIHSIQQSTERLSV encoded by the exons ATGACTGAAGTTCATGTAAATCCAAAAGCCTGCCCCTTTATGGTTGTCCACCTCACCAAGAAGCTACTAGACCTGGTTCAGCAGTCGTGTAATTACAAGCAGCTTTGGAAAGGGGCCAATGGAGCCACCAAGACCCTCAACTGGGGCATCTCTGAGTTCACTGTGATGGCAgcagtccctgagcccctggacATCATCTTGCACCACCCGCTGCGGTTTGAAGACAAGAAAGTG CCTAATGTGGTTGTGCGCTCCAAGTAGGCCCTGGGGCGGGCTGTCATCACCTGTTCCATCACCATCAAAGAAGGGTCACAACTGAAGCTGCAGATTCACTCCATTCAGCAATCCACTGAAAGGCTCTCAGTGTAA